The Alosa sapidissima isolate fAloSap1 chromosome 17, fAloSap1.pri, whole genome shotgun sequence DNA segment agcggagctagttggctagttcaaacgtttgccaacttaataaaagcttaactcgtgtcacactgttccccaacagcaacatccatcttatttgttttcaagtagcagggaattcaagccaaaccgttgcaactctgccatcaatcattatgttaagcccacctaacgactctatacacgatttcattggcctgattgagtttcgatttctggagctcacaagccaacggagagttgctagactagccctggcagcaaatgtaatttgctgccgctaggggcgcgtctagatttctaggctagcacaAACATGCACCCTTCAATCTTTCTCTCGATTTAAGGTTGATGATGATCAACCTTAAATCGATGATGTTAATATGTCAGCAACTTTCCTGTGTAGAAATATAGGCAGTGCATGTCACAGTCACTTTTTTGTTCCGAGGAAAGCCCTCACTATTCTAACAATGGATGTCACATGATCTTTATTGGAGTGCAGTTAATGGAGAGAGCAAGCTGGATGCACAGAAATGTATGTTGCATTAGTAAGACACTCAAAAACTGGGGGAAAAGTTCTTCCCAGACATAACTAGGAGTACACTACCCTATCTTCAGGACATTTAGACCAGGAGATGTCAATCCAGAGCCAAGAAAATAATCAGAGACCCAACTCACCCCAGTCATCCCAACTTTAGCCTCTTCTGGGAAACATTACTGCTGCCTGAAAGCCAGTACTGAGAGACTGAGAAAAAGCTTCCACTTACAATCTATCTGCATCTTGAATGAGGACTGTACCACTTCAGCAATGCGCAAAATAAAAGTGATATTTTCTCAACAAAGCACaaggctggggcacctgcaccatacACCGGCGACCCAAGTTCGATTCCCACCCtggtcctttctggatcccTCCTCAACCATCTTCCCCACTTGCtttctgtcattctccactatcctacctgattaaaggcataaaaagccccaaaaatatacaTCAAAAAACGAAGCACAATTGTGAATGGTCAGTGTTTCAATAAGTGGAACAATGTGATTAAATATGATTTTATCttctcagttcagttcagttcagtttaagCATATTGTCCCAAAGGGAAACTTGTCTCGCAGTCAGGTACACATATTTAGCCCaagatacacaaagacacaagatGGGGAAAAAAGACACAGGTTAATATAAGTTAAGAAAGTTAAGAAACTGTCTTATCAATCTATGTTTCTGACAGATGGTCCATGGTCTCTCCATTTTCATTTCAGATAAATGTAACAACTGATCTCCTGAACTGAAATCTGATTTTGACAGTGTATCTTCAATTGCATCCACCAAAAACTGTGGTAGATAAATTGAGGGGGTCAGAATGTTAAGGGAGGGCATCTGAGGCTTCTGAGAGGGCATACGCATAGTCCACATTTAACATTATAAAtgcttgtattttgttattgCTTGAACTTGCACCGATGTCCTCACCTCAAACAAACTCTAAAAATAATCCTGATATTTGCAATATTTGTGAGTTTAAGCGATATTTGCGTATTTCCGTATTTtggctttgggcttgtaactGAAGGGTTGTCAGTTCAATCCCCgacagtaggaaaaatgtgggcaggggaaATGGTTGAGCACTCcgagttagtgtgtgcttcagctcactgtgtgttcactatgtgttcactgtgtgctgtgtgtgtttcactaattcacgaattgggatacatgccaaattttcctcacgggatcaaaagagtatatatacttatacttccaTTACTCgtttttcatttcacattttaGATTTGCACTTTTTCAATGTTAATGGAAACACACCTCTGATGCTTTTTGCCGTTTAACACAAGCAGAGTGTCTTCCTGTCTGATGGCTTTTAcagtttaacacacacagagtgtcttTCTTTCTGATGGCTGTTGCAGTTTAACCCACACAAAGTGTCTTTCTGTCTGATGGCTTTAAcagtttaacacacacagagtgtattTCTATTTGATGGCTGTTGCAGATGCTGAGCTGTCTGGAGTACATGTATCACGACCTCGGGCTGGTGAAGGAGTTCAACATGAACCCCATCACGCTCAAGCGCTGGCTGGTGAGAGTACGCTTTGAACCATTAAATAAACAACACCTTTGAACCACTGAATAACATGTTAAGACTTTAAACCATAAAAcaataacacatttcaatgataaaATAACACATTTGAACCACTAAATAATACCTATAGGCTAAATGACACATTTGAACTCGTACTGGGATAGCTCTACCTTTAACATCTTGTACTGAGATAACACTACCTATATTATATCATACTGGGATAACACTACCTTTATCATctgtggtagcatagtggttaaggagctgggctagcaggtAGTAGCCAgcaaagttgtgggttcaattcctggatTACACCTTTGTGTCCTTGGCACTTAACTCCAAGTTGCTCTGTTGGTACAACGGCCCCTTGTCTTGATATATGTAACACATAGggaagtcactttggataaatgaataaatgtaagggactgttcgttatttattgaacgGCGCGTCACCCTCCTGTGGCCAATATTGTGGATAAAGCACTTTCTAATCCTCGATTAGCTTGTTGTATCCTGTTTGGTCTTTCCCCTATTTCTAAAGACCAATAAGAAAGATATTAACATTGAACACTACACAaacagtaatttatttatttttcgtttaggcgatttattttttatattgacGTAAGAGTTGACGGATCCAATAAAAAAGGTTCCGGATCCAACGTCGGAGGTGCTGGAACATGTTCCGGCGTGTTCCGGCTCAAATTAAGCcctgatgttaacctatttaagtttaacggcgtgattgtcgtgagagcacgattcattggcgcttgcatgttcggccgtATGTCTACATGCGCACCtgcctaccatcaggctactcagctactagagaaagaatttcccctgtttgtatgttcactccaagttggcctaccataactaaccaactctgcactgtagaccctaaactggctatttatatttttctgtgaaataagcaaatgtatttgttcaactttatgaagcagaattacgcaataagctacttggaacgtaacacatttttgtttgcgcaggagagagaatgacagcgattaacaaattgcacttgttgctgtttaccaataaatactatatatttttgcaaacaacaaaaacagaaaggatggagacagcaaagctagagattgggcaggaacaaggtcaattggtagatatTTCTggcaaaacgttaggagctggatgtggatgaatgaagcacaagtatgctttactaATGTTAAGCATGCACGCTGTTTAACGTTACACGGTATACTAAAAGTAAGCCAAAGGTAAATGTAGCCTTTTTAGGGCTGtgtaaagttgtccaaattactgtaatataggctattaggcgtgaataaagtaggctactttgttgctacaACCCTTCcgacgttaatggggacgatgttgacattttcccgtattttgggtgagaaatctcccttattttcaatgttcaatgttgaccgctatggaacgaaagagaacgtaaTATGGCGCCAGAAATCACATTCCCTCTAGAACCTTTGCTAGTGCCTAGATGTCCCTCAGTCTCCATTGAGTCTCTACGAAAGCCGCAGCGCGAGGCCTTTATCTTGCTACTCTGCAAGAAAGAAGGAAATGAAGGGTAAATGTGGTGTGCAGAGAGGGGTGCCCGAAGTGTGAAGACTGAGTCTGAGAGCTACATGGAAAATATGCACCTAGGCCACTTCGTGAGATAGCTCTACCTTTAACAGATATCATCCTGAGATAGCTCTACCTTTAACATATCCTACTGAGATAGCTCTACCTTTAATATCAATCATACTGAGATAACACTTTCTTGAGCATCTTACATTTCCATCTTATGTTTCCCAAACCACTGACCTCAGAGGTGTGGCGATGTTTGTTTTATACTGCTGATGTGAAGTGGTTAGCCGGCACTACATGTTTGCCATTTTGTTCGTGTCTGGTAGCTAGCCATCCAGGAGAACTACAGGAACAACCCCTTCCATAACTTCCGCCACTGCTTCTGTGTCAGCCAGATGATGTATGGCATGATTCACCTCTGCAACctgcaggtaacacacacacacacacacacacacacacacacacacacacacacacacacaaaaccctacTGATTTATCTTCTCTGGAGGTAAAAAAACACAGAACCCTATTTATTTCTTTAACCTCCAGGTGcgtaaaacacatacacacacaaacacacacacacacacttctcccaaGATGATGCCAGTAGCAATTATGTTCACAGAATGGCAGTCAGTGGAAAAACTGAATCCCCAAGGAATGCCAGCTTAATAACTAGCAAGGCATGGAAAATCTGGTttggtgtgattgtgtgtttgccttgattatgtgttggtgtgtggtgtgtgttttttcccgCAGGAGAAGCTGACTTTGACAGACCTGGGGGTGTTGATGACGGCCGCTGTTTGTCATGACCTAGACCACCCGGGATACAATAACACGTAAGACTTCCCCTCTGATTTCTATCTGTCACCACTCACCAGAATGCTGCAATCTGCTTTAGTGGGATCTGTCAGGGCTTCACAGCTGATACCCTGTTTCACATGCAGTCATTAAAGTAAATCACACTAACATGGATATTTGTCatttgtaatttatttatttaagataGGGACTTATAGGGAATTATAACCAGTGGCTAATTTCCATCTTTAGTCCCATGGGCAGATTGATGGTCCCTAATAAATTAGAATAAGTTAAGTACATAAAACAACACTAACAATAataaccaacaaacaaacaatcgaTGTACAAATCAAACAAAGTTATGACAGCAGTTTTGATTTTCCAGTAACCATGTTCGGTGAATGAGGTAAGAGTTGACAGTTCACGTATTGCACCTGGTACTGTATTTCAGGTTTGAAATGCTCTATAAGAGAATACAGCTTGTCCTAAATGGGACTAAGCAATCCCCTCTAGAACCTACTCTGGTTTGCCTGTGTGGATTGACCTGAACAATACAATgtgttattacacggctcttcacaatgctagtagaatgctccattggcttgaatgggatttcccaaagttctacggtaaaatatattcattaattaccgctgcaaacatataattaccgctgtcacgggcaacaggttttgtgcttctgatacatctttcatatcactacgcaaggactggaacttcattcaaaagtgaaagcagacggttgatcagctgtgttctaaagaatgtttagATTCtgtccgctgcgcgtcggggtccggttcgccctgtcgggaccttttttcccagtaatgaccggcgttctatacattatcccttacgtagtGTAGATGGGGCTAGAcaatgaaatgttttaaatacaAGAACAGAGTCGATGTATTTAACAGTATCCTCCCATAGGGGACCAGGGGGAACAGTCTGTGGCTGGGGTGAAAACAGTCTTTGATGTCttcaggggcagccgtggcccactggttagcactctggacttgaaaccggagggttgccggttcgagccccgaccagtgggccgcagctgaagtgctcttgagcaaggcacctaacccctcactgctccccgagcgccgccattgaagcaggcagctcactgcgctgggattagtgtgtgcttcacctcactgtgtgttcactgtgtgctgtttgtgtttcactaattcaccgattgggttaaatgcagagaccaaatttccctcacgggatcaaaaaagtatataaacttatactatactttgaTAATGCTGtgcgccttacgcaagcattttttgccctggatggcctcgatggaggggagtgaggaggaGATGCATTGGGCAGTTTTCTCCATCCTCTGCAGTGCTTCCGGTcagaggcagagcagttgccataccatactgtgacacagttggtgaggatgctcttgatggtgcagcggtagaagttcaccaggatctgaggagataGGTGGACTTTCTTTAGTGATGTGTTACATACATCACTAAAGATTAAAGTGTGTATTACATACATCACTCATGATAGCTGTTAGTTCTTGTGAAGCCTAATTTTTGTTTTTAGTGAGTACATACAGAACTGCATCATCGGCATTCATTTGGCAGGTTACATGTGGTGGACAGCAACTTAACATATCATTTATATACAGCAAAGACTCTCGCTCTACAGTATATTCTGTTCTAATCAGCTGTTCACTGATGTTTTTGTGGTCCACAAATGTTGCCTTTCTCTACTTCTGTTTGTCAAACTTGCCAAAAAATAAGACTTATGGACACCTGCAAAGAAATATACTGTAACTTTATCTCTTCTCCTgagattaatgtgtgtgtgtgtgtgtgtgtgtgtgtgtttgtgtgtgtgtgtgtgtgtgtgtgtgtgtgtgtgtgtgtgtgtgtattcattcgtgtgtgtatgtataatcaTCTGTGCATGtaactgtgtgcatgcatgtgtatgcgtgtgtgtgtgtgtgtgtgtgtgtgtgtgtgtgtgtgtgtgtgtgtgtgtgtgtgtgtgtgtgtttgtgtaggtatCAGATAAATGCGCGCACAGAGTTGGCTGTGCGCTATAATGACATATCTCCTCTGGAGAACCACCACTGCGCTGTGGCCTTCCAGATCCTCTCTCTGCCCGAGTGCAACATCTTCGCCAACGTAGAGCCTGAGGCCTATAAGCAGATCCGACAGGTACACAGGAGgatgtgtccgtgtgtgcatgtgtgtgtgtgtacagtacgtgtgtgtCACTGCTCTCTGCCCGAGTGCAACATCTTCGCCAACGTAGAGCCTCCTTCTCTAGGAGGTTTTAATATGGGCTGgttttattgttatttggtTTCTTTTTGATTGTCAATAAAGGAACTTTAAAagtcaaagtctctctctctctctccatctccatgtcTCTCCATCATTGTCCaccatctctccatcttcccCCTCTTTCATtccttccccccctctctctttccttccctccccccctctctctccttccttccttcccccccctctctctccttccttccctccatctctctacctctcttggcttctttcttctctttgtctccccccccatctccttctTTCTTGTCCCGCTCTACTAGTCCCTCTCCTTatttcaccctctctcctctctctctccctccctttgtccccatctctccctctctccctccctttgtccccatctctccctctctccttatttcaccctctctcctctctctctccctccctttgtccccatctctccctctctccttatttcaccctctctcctctctctctccctccctttgtccccatctctccctctctccttatttcaccctctctcctctctctctccctccctttgtccccatctctccctctctccttatttcaccctctctcctctctctctccctccctttgtccccatctctccctctctccttatttcaccctctctctctctctctccctccctttgtccccatctctccctctctccttatttcaccctctctctctctctccctccctttgtccccatctctccctctctccttatttcaccctctctctctctctctccctccctttgtccccatctctccctctctccctccctttgtccccatctctccctctctccttatttcaccctctctcctctctctctccctccctttgtccccatctctccctctctccttatttcaccctctctctctttctcttcttccctttctccatctctctcctaatttctccaccctctctcctctctctccctccctttgtccccatctctccctctctactccTTTCTccaccctatctctctctctcctctctctcttcccctctctccttccctttgccccatctctccccttctctctctccctctctctttctctcctgtctctctccccctctctctattccttTGCCTcatgtctccccctctctctccttctttctccacTCTctagccccctctctctctccctctctctctctctctctctctctctctgactataTTACAGTATTTTTACAGTTAGCACTCACACATGTGGTTTTGGTTAATGAGGGCCATGCTTCTCATGTGCAGGCCATCATCACCTTGATCTTAGCCACAGACATGGCACGACATGGCGAGATACTGGATTCTTTCAAGCACAAAGTGGACAATTTCGACTTCACCAACGAGGAGCACGTCACATGTGTGAGTCGGGGGGGCCACAGGGCAGGGCAGCAATTTCAGGGTcatttacacacattcacatgtgcgcacacacacacacacacacacacacacacacaaacatacaaagacacacacacactgatatacacaagcagacacacacacaggcacacagacgaAAGATATTGAAGTAGGCCCTCAATGAGCCCTTCAGTCGTGAGGTGGGGAAAAGGTGCATGTCTGGATACATTAAAAGGCTTCTTTGTTTTTCGCTAAactgagtctctgtgtgtgtgtgtgtgtgtgtgtgtgtttgtgtgtgtatatgtgtgtgtgtactgtatgtgtatatgtgtctgtgtctgtgtgtgtgtgtgtctgtctgtgtgtgtgtttgcttgtctcCATAGTTGAAAATGGTCCTGATCAAATGCTGTGACATCTCTAATGAGGTGCGGCCGACGGAAGTGGCAGAACCGTGGGTGGACTGTCTGCTAGAAGAATACTTCATGCAGGTGACTCCCCTcccgtgtgtgggtgtgtgtgtgtgtgtatgtatgccgcATTGCCTGCTCCCCAGCCTGGGCTAAATCTGGACTGAATTacaataatcataataatatttaGTTATATAATACCTATCGGTATTATATAACTAAATATTAAGAGCCCAAGTTGGTTTCAGTGGGCATTGGATACAACTACTGTAGTATTGATTAGCCTGGTCTGAATGGACTAAACCCTGATCTGAAACACTAAACTCTGGTCTGAACAGAGTACCACTGGTAtcctggtcagtgtgtgtgtgtgtgtgtgtggagccccACGTTGTCgttttttaattacattttggGAGATACTCCGTTGTACAGACATTCTCTTTTCGACCTTATCGTACACCTTGTCCTGTAGCTGGCCTAAAGATGGGTGggaggtgggatgtgcacacaacCACTCTACCAAtccccagagtgtgtgtgtgtgtgtgtgtgtgtgtgtgtgtgtgtgtgcatgtgtcccaCTACTAACCTGACTGATCTCTCCCCCAGAGTGACCGGGAAAAGTCAGAAGGTCTCCCAGTTGCCCCCTTCATGGACCGAGAAAAAGTCACCAAGCCAACGGCTCAGATCGGATTCATCAAGTTTGTGCTCATTCCCATGTTTGAGACAGTCATGAAGGTCAGAGCGCCTTgtcaggactgtgtgtgtgtctgtgtgtgtgtgtgtctgtggatgtgtgtgtgtctgtgtgtgtgtctgtgtgtctgtgtgtgtgtgtgtgtgtgtgtgtgtgcgtgtgtgtgtgtgcatgcgtgcatgtgtttttgtgtgtgtgtgtcatgaaggTGAAGTAGTCTAATCAGGGGACCCTAGAAAATTATCAGATTTCATAAATATTACCTGAAAAAGAAGCCTCTGCTGCCttctctaagtgtgtgtgtgtgtgtgtgtgtgtgtgtgtgtgtgtgtgtgtgtgtgtgtttgtgtgtgtgtgtttgtagctcTTTCCCCAGATAGAGGAGATCATGGTCCAGCCCCTCAGGGACTCCCGTGATCACTACGAGGAACTCAAGCAGATTGATGACGCCATGACCGAGGTACAACCTCCCCTCTGGCAATCTCTCTGTCATGTCCCtccccaacacagacacacaaacttacacatTACCCCCACTAATATGTTGTCCCACTGTCCACATattaccccccctcccacacacacacatacacacatcactccccatacacacacacacacacacatcactccccatacacacacacacacacatcacccctcatacacacacacatatatacctcccctcccacacacacacacacacacacacacacacacacacacacacacacatcaactcccccacacacacatatatcactccctatacacacacacacacacacacacacacacacacacacacacacacacacacacacatcccccctcatacacacacatatatacctcccctcccacacacacacacacacacacacacacacatcaactcccccccacacacatataccactccctatacacacacacacacacacatcccccctcatacacacacacacatatataccccccctcccacacacacacacacacacacatcccccctcatacacacacacatatataccccccctcccacacacacacacacatcccccctcatacacacacacacatatacctccccctcccacacacacacacacacacacatcccccctcatacacacacacacacacatatataccccccctcccacacacacacacacacacacatcccccctcacacacacacacacacacatatataccccccctcccacacacacacacacacacacatcccccctcatacacacacacacacatatataccccccctcccacacacacacacacacacacacatcccccctcatacacacacacacacatatataccccccctcccacacacacacacacacacacacacacacacacatcccccctcatacacacacacacacatatataccccccctcccacacacacacacacacacacacacacatcccccctcatacacacacacacacacacatcccccctcccacacacacacacacacacacacacacatcccccctcatacacacacacacacacacatcccccctcccacacacacacacacacacacacacacaccccccctcccacacacacacacacacacacacatatataccccccctcccacacacactgtacttcCCTCACAtcccccctcatacacacacacacacacacatcccccctcccacacacacacacacacacacacacacacatcccccctcacacacacacacacacacacacacacacacacacacatcccctcatacacacacacacacgtatataccccccctcccacacacacacacacacacatatataccccccctcccacacacacacacacacacacacacacacacacacacatcccccctcatacacacacacacacatatataccccccctcccacacacacacacacacacacacacacacatcccccctcatacacacacacacacatatataccccccctcccacacacacacacacacacacacacacacatcccccctcatacacacacacacacacacatcccccctcccacacacacacacacacaccccccctcccacacacacacacacacacacacatatataccccccctcccacacacactgtacttcCCTCACAtcccccctcatacacacacacacacacacatcccccctcccacacacacacacacacacacacacacacacatcccccctcacacacacacacacacacacacacacacatcccctcatacacacacacaca contains these protein-coding regions:
- the LOC121688807 gene encoding high affinity cGMP-specific 3',5'-cyclic phosphodiesterase 9A-like isoform X2, producing the protein MGSSSSSYTPKSIYLDVDGKVQKVVFSRHCSPCDIKELLCSSSNIPRNTAIMMVDPEGALVSIDPTMPTNSPSSLYKVVPLSTGQLGEKEDMFQNVLSQVAEQFSKAFRINELKTEVTNRLAMLEKRVELEGLKVVEIEKCKNDLKKLRDEMTSRAGGRVNCPCRYNFSDDGKKLTPRRDVPSYPKYTLSQETIEALKKPTFDVWHWEHNEMLSCLEYMYHDLGLVKEFNMNPITLKRWLLAIQENYRNNPFHNFRHCFCVSQMMYGMIHLCNLQEKLTLTDLGVLMTAAVCHDLDHPGYNNTYQINARTELAVRYNDISPLENHHCAVAFQILSLPECNIFANVEPEAYKQIRQAIITLILATDMARHGEILDSFKHKVDNFDFTNEEHVTCLKMVLIKCCDISNEVRPTEVAEPWVDCLLEEYFMQSDREKSEGLPVAPFMDREKVTKPTAQIGFIKFVLIPMFETVMKLFPQIEEIMVQPLRDSRDHYEELKQIDDAMTEGSHFLLRFQSAKRLSF
- the LOC121688807 gene encoding high affinity cGMP-specific 3',5'-cyclic phosphodiesterase 9A-like isoform X1 — encoded protein: MGSSSSSYTPKSIYLDVDGKVQKVVFSRHCSPCDIKELLCSSSNIPRNTAIMMVDPEGALVSIDPTMPTNSPSSLYKVVPLSTGQLGEKEDMFQNVLSQVAEQFSKAFRINELKTEVTNRLAMLEKRVELEGLKVVEIEKCKNDLKKLRDEMTSRAGGRVNCPCRYNFSDDGKKLTPRRDVPSYPKYTLSQETIEALKKPTFDVWHWEHNEMLSCLEYMYHDLGLVKEFNMNPITLKRWLLAIQENYRNNPFHNFRHCFCVSQMMYGMIHLCNLQEKLTLTDLGVLMTAAVCHDLDHPGYNNTYQINARTELAVRYNDISPLENHHCAVAFQILSLPECNIFANVEPEAYKQIRQAIITLILATDMARHGEILDSFKHKVDNFDFTNEEHVTCLKMVLIKCCDISNEVRPTEVAEPWVDCLLEEYFMQSDREKSEGLPVAPFMDREKVTKPTAQIGFIKFVLIPMFETVMKLFPQIEEIMVQPLRDSRDHYEELKQIDDAMTEAQKKKTENMSLGGKKK